The Hymenobacter sp. DG01 genome has a segment encoding these proteins:
- a CDS encoding SDR family oxidoreductase: MSATHPYAQPMLRDNALQGKTIVVTGGGTGLGRAMTTYFLQLGANVVISSRKLEVLEKTAEELRQQTGNQGVLAVQCDVRKYDEVEALLRKTVETFGRVDVLLNNAAGNFISPTERLSHKAFDVIVDIVLKGSCNCTLAFGKHWIAEKQPGTILNIVTTYASVGSAFVVPSAAAKAGVLALTRSLAVEWAKYGIRSNAIAPGPFPTEGAWSRLFPEPLASKLDPAASVPLKRVGSHQELANLAAYLVSDFSAYMNGEVVTLDGGEWLNGAGEFNKLELLTPDMWDHIEKTMRR, encoded by the coding sequence ATGTCAGCAACTCACCCCTACGCCCAGCCTATGCTCCGCGACAATGCCCTGCAGGGCAAAACTATCGTGGTAACGGGCGGCGGCACCGGCCTCGGCCGCGCCATGACTACCTATTTCCTGCAGCTGGGCGCCAATGTGGTCATCAGCTCCCGTAAGCTGGAGGTACTAGAGAAAACCGCCGAGGAACTGCGCCAGCAAACCGGTAACCAGGGCGTGCTGGCTGTGCAGTGCGATGTACGCAAGTACGATGAGGTAGAGGCCCTGCTGCGCAAAACTGTGGAAACATTTGGCCGGGTGGATGTGCTGCTCAACAACGCCGCCGGTAACTTCATTAGTCCTACCGAGCGACTGAGCCACAAGGCCTTCGATGTAATCGTGGACATTGTGTTGAAGGGTTCCTGCAATTGCACCCTGGCGTTCGGCAAGCACTGGATTGCCGAAAAGCAGCCCGGCACTATTCTCAATATCGTGACGACGTATGCCTCAGTCGGGTCGGCGTTTGTGGTGCCTTCGGCGGCGGCTAAAGCTGGTGTACTGGCCTTGACCCGTTCCCTGGCCGTAGAGTGGGCCAAGTACGGCATCCGCTCCAACGCCATTGCCCCCGGCCCCTTCCCGACGGAAGGCGCCTGGAGCCGCCTGTTTCCCGAGCCCCTGGCTTCCAAGCTCGATCCGGCAGCTTCCGTGCCCCTGAAGCGGGTAGGCAGCCACCAGGAGCTTGCCAACTTGGCCGCTTACCTGGTTTCTGACTTCTCGGCCTACATGAACGGCGAGGTAGTAACCCTTGATGGAGGCGAGTGGCTCAACGGCGCCGGCGAGTTTAACAAGCTAGAGCTGCTGACCCCTGATATGTGGGACCACATCGAAAAAACCATGCGCCGCTAA
- a CDS encoding DUF1571 domain-containing protein, with amino-acid sequence MISYFRLLTVAALSLGGMAAVPADPKPTTEQLIARLTASIENLKTLRCNVRAQERIAGSYQQARTSMKMTFKPYKVYLRNQKGIEVLYVTGQNDGDAWVYPNSFPYVTVSLDPLGALMRKTQHHSVLDAGYGTIAELLRGSGQRLDRSFEKSFRYAGDTTVQGRPAHILRADYPQFRYVAYKTTKAETVTSIADRFGCGEYRILERNDLSPGATVPAGRTLQVPNAYGRRVIIAVDQKMTLPLVIQVNDDKGLFEKFEFSDIVANQPIPAQEFTKDFKGYKL; translated from the coding sequence ATGATTAGCTATTTCCGACTTCTCACGGTTGCCGCGCTGTCCCTGGGAGGCATGGCCGCCGTACCAGCCGATCCAAAACCCACTACCGAGCAGCTGATTGCCCGCCTGACAGCGTCCATCGAAAACCTGAAAACCCTGCGCTGCAACGTGCGGGCTCAGGAGCGGATTGCCGGCAGCTATCAGCAGGCGCGCACCAGCATGAAAATGACCTTCAAGCCCTACAAGGTGTATCTGCGCAACCAGAAGGGTATTGAAGTGCTATACGTAACAGGCCAGAACGATGGCGATGCCTGGGTGTACCCCAACAGTTTCCCCTACGTCACGGTCAGCCTCGATCCGCTGGGGGCCCTTATGCGCAAAACCCAGCACCACAGTGTACTGGATGCTGGCTATGGTACCATTGCTGAGCTGCTGCGCGGCTCCGGCCAGCGCCTTGACCGCAGCTTCGAGAAAAGCTTCCGCTACGCCGGCGACACGACGGTGCAGGGCCGCCCCGCCCACATCCTGCGCGCCGATTACCCCCAGTTTCGCTACGTAGCCTACAAAACCACCAAAGCCGAAACCGTAACCTCCATTGCCGACCGGTTCGGCTGCGGTGAGTACCGCATTCTGGAGCGCAACGACCTCTCGCCTGGGGCTACGGTACCCGCCGGCCGCACCCTGCAGGTGCCCAACGCCTATGGCCGCCGCGTCATCATTGCCGTGGATCAGAAAATGACCCTACCCCTGGTTATTCAGGTAAACGACGACAAAGGCTTGTTTGAAAAATTCGAATTCAGCGACATCGTAGCCAACCAGCCGATTCCCGCCCAGGAATTCACCAAGGATTTTAAGGGATACAAACTTTAA
- a CDS encoding glycosyltransferase → MHFSVITPTHNRHDFLPEAVASVRATVSAPLDFSFEHLVCENASTDDTAAWLREAARQEGVPLRVRSQPTKLLPGPARNLLIRQDAPADGWIVPLDDDDILLQRALFHYASQIQQHPNRPWLVADFLRVDQDRRYLPNEDYYAWQFDSPTDMLRAIFRAEHFIQGNVCYSWALFEEVGGYDEQIEMAEDLDLYVRFLLAGHQPVICPHISHLHRFHTSNVSIGVDADKHGQDLQVIYEKYAGQLQKLGIERPGQ, encoded by the coding sequence ATGCATTTCTCCGTCATCACCCCGACCCACAACCGCCACGACTTTCTGCCCGAAGCGGTAGCCAGCGTACGGGCCACCGTTTCGGCCCCCCTGGATTTTTCCTTTGAACACCTCGTCTGCGAAAACGCCTCCACCGACGATACGGCCGCCTGGCTGCGCGAAGCTGCCCGGCAGGAAGGCGTGCCCCTACGCGTACGCAGCCAACCCACCAAGCTGCTGCCCGGACCGGCCCGTAACCTGCTGATCCGGCAGGATGCCCCCGCCGACGGCTGGATTGTGCCCCTCGACGACGACGATATTCTGCTGCAACGGGCTCTTTTCCACTACGCCAGCCAGATTCAGCAACACCCTAACCGCCCCTGGCTGGTTGCCGATTTCCTGCGCGTGGATCAGGACCGGCGCTACCTGCCCAATGAGGACTATTATGCCTGGCAGTTCGACTCGCCGACGGATATGCTACGGGCTATCTTCCGGGCCGAGCACTTCATTCAGGGCAACGTCTGCTATAGCTGGGCCCTGTTCGAGGAGGTAGGCGGCTACGACGAGCAGATTGAAATGGCCGAGGACCTGGACCTGTACGTGCGGTTTCTGCTGGCCGGTCACCAGCCGGTTATCTGCCCTCATATCAGTCACTTGCACCGCTTTCACACCAGCAACGTCAGCATAGGAGTAGATGCTGACAAGCACGGCCAGGACTTGCAGGTGATATATGAGAAGTACGCCGGGCAGCTGCAGAAATTGGGCATTGAGCGGCCCGGGCAATAG
- a CDS encoding amidohydrolase family protein, which translates to MHRPIHYLLAFFLLAASVDSGAQTPTPILLRPAAVFDGENLHPGWAVLTEGDKIKAVGPAAQLQAPAGAHTVELPGLTLLPGLIEGHSHLLLHPYNETSWNDQVLQESEALRVARATAHARATLEAGFTTVRDLGSEGAGYADVGLKQAIDRGLIPGPRMVVATRALVATGSYGPKLLSGFEVPQGAQEADGVDGIIRAVREQIGKGADVIKVYADYRWGPNEPSRPTFTQDELNLIVQTARSAGRPVVAHASTPEGMRRATLAGVQTIEHGDAGTPEIFKLMKQRGVALCPTVAAGDATSQYRGWRKGQDPEPERIQQKKQTVKAALQSGVELAIGGDVGVFTHGDNLREAELLVQEYGFPTLQTLRGLTAGNARIFQLPDRGRIQPGLLADLVAVAGDPTKDIKALRQVRLVVKGGVVAKE; encoded by the coding sequence ATGCATCGTCCTATACATTACCTACTGGCTTTTTTCCTTTTGGCTGCTTCTGTTGATAGTGGAGCCCAAACGCCTACCCCCATCCTGCTCCGACCGGCGGCCGTGTTCGATGGGGAAAACCTGCATCCCGGCTGGGCTGTGCTCACGGAAGGCGACAAAATAAAAGCCGTGGGGCCTGCTGCTCAGCTTCAAGCCCCGGCCGGAGCGCATACCGTGGAGCTGCCGGGTCTGACCTTGCTGCCGGGTCTCATTGAAGGCCACTCGCACCTACTGCTTCACCCCTACAACGAAACCAGCTGGAACGATCAGGTGCTGCAGGAATCGGAGGCGCTGCGGGTGGCCCGCGCTACGGCCCACGCCCGCGCCACGCTGGAAGCCGGCTTTACCACCGTTCGGGACCTGGGCAGCGAGGGCGCCGGCTACGCCGATGTGGGCCTCAAACAAGCCATTGACCGGGGCCTGATTCCGGGTCCGCGCATGGTGGTGGCCACCCGGGCGCTGGTGGCTACGGGCTCTTATGGCCCCAAGCTGCTTTCGGGCTTCGAAGTGCCCCAGGGCGCCCAGGAAGCCGATGGCGTAGATGGCATTATCCGGGCCGTGCGGGAGCAGATTGGCAAAGGAGCCGATGTGATTAAGGTGTACGCCGACTACCGCTGGGGCCCCAACGAACCCAGCCGGCCCACTTTCACCCAGGATGAGCTAAACCTGATTGTGCAAACCGCCCGCAGCGCCGGCCGTCCGGTAGTTGCCCACGCCAGTACGCCCGAAGGCATGCGCCGTGCCACCCTGGCCGGGGTGCAAACCATTGAGCACGGCGACGCGGGCACGCCCGAAATTTTCAAGCTAATGAAGCAGCGCGGGGTAGCCCTCTGTCCTACCGTAGCGGCCGGCGACGCTACCTCCCAGTACCGGGGCTGGCGCAAAGGCCAGGACCCTGAACCTGAGCGCATTCAGCAGAAAAAGCAGACGGTAAAAGCAGCCCTGCAAAGCGGCGTGGAGTTGGCTATTGGCGGCGACGTAGGCGTTTTCACTCACGGCGACAATCTGCGCGAAGCCGAGCTGCTGGTGCAGGAATACGGCTTCCCTACCCTCCAAACCCTGCGCGGCCTCACCGCTGGCAACGCCCGCATCTTCCAGCTCCCCGACCGCGGCCGCATCCAGCCCGGCCTCCTCGCTGACCTGGTAGCCGTAGCCGGCGACCCGACCAAAGACATCAAAGCATTGCGGCAGGTGCGGTTGGTGGTAAAAGGAGGGGTAGTGGCGAAAGAGTAA
- a CDS encoding S46 family peptidase, which translates to MRVRSRLALLALTLLSCLPQARADEGMWLPLLLKQLNEADMQKKGLKLTAEQIYSINQGSLKDAVVQFGGGCTGEIISDQGLLLTNHHCGYSQIQSHSSVEKDYLTKGYWAMNREQELPNPGLTATFIVRMEDVTSQVLAGVPTKGIVEAEREKLVQVNSQRVAQAAVQGTHYQAFVRPMFNGNEYYLFVTEVFQDIRLVGAPPSSIGKFGGDTDNWAWPRHTGDFSIFRIYAGPDNKPAPYSPDNKPFKPRHHLPISLSGVQPGDFTLVFGFPGRTNEYLTSWGVDETYSLSNPAKIKVRDAKLKVLDADMKASDKVRIQYAAKYASIANYWKKWIGETRGLKKLDAVRVKQQQEAQFQKWAEGGDEARRAAFAGLLPELQKNYATVRDYTLARDYVTEAALGVELMTYANSLLPLLDMADKKAPLEELAAAAERTRKGSVGFFRNYSAPTDQKVAAALLPLYANGTPAALLPAYVKNLQKQYATTGWSAYAAQLYSKSRLTTQESAYAVLDEVAKGNVTGLRNDPAVQLAQAIVTTYRQQVLPTYTAATDNIALLQRTYVAGLRLQQPERKFYPDANSTLRVAYGQVAGYQPADGTQYDFYTTLDGIMEKADPTNPEFEVPARLAELYKNKDFGPYAYKGTVPVAFIATNHTTGGNSGSPVINGRGELIGTNFDRNWEGTMSDIMFDPDRVRNITLDVRYMLFVVDKFAGAGHLVKEMTLVGGPGSEATTPENGKKLEKIKVKRKPAKEKA; encoded by the coding sequence ATGCGCGTACGCTCCCGGCTGGCTCTGCTGGCCCTCACCCTCCTTTCCTGCCTGCCCCAGGCCCGCGCCGACGAAGGCATGTGGCTGCCGCTGCTTCTCAAGCAGCTCAATGAGGCCGACATGCAGAAAAAAGGCCTTAAGCTCACCGCCGAGCAGATTTACTCCATTAACCAGGGTAGCCTTAAGGATGCCGTGGTACAATTCGGTGGGGGCTGCACCGGTGAAATTATTTCCGATCAGGGCCTGCTCCTCACCAACCACCACTGCGGCTACAGCCAGATTCAGAGCCACTCTTCCGTCGAGAAAGATTACCTCACGAAGGGCTACTGGGCCATGAACCGGGAGCAGGAGCTACCCAACCCCGGCCTGACGGCTACCTTCATCGTGCGCATGGAGGACGTAACCAGCCAAGTGCTGGCGGGAGTGCCTACCAAAGGTATTGTGGAGGCTGAGCGCGAGAAGCTGGTGCAAGTGAACAGCCAACGCGTGGCCCAGGCCGCCGTGCAGGGCACACACTACCAGGCCTTCGTGCGCCCCATGTTCAATGGCAACGAGTACTACCTGTTCGTGACGGAGGTGTTCCAGGACATCCGCCTGGTAGGCGCTCCGCCAAGCAGCATCGGTAAGTTCGGGGGCGACACGGACAACTGGGCCTGGCCCCGCCACACTGGCGACTTCAGCATCTTCCGCATCTACGCCGGCCCCGACAACAAACCCGCGCCGTACTCCCCCGACAACAAGCCCTTCAAGCCCCGCCACCACCTGCCCATTTCCCTGAGCGGCGTGCAGCCCGGCGACTTCACGCTGGTATTCGGCTTCCCCGGCCGCACCAACGAGTACCTGACCTCCTGGGGCGTTGATGAAACCTATTCCCTGTCGAACCCCGCCAAAATCAAGGTGCGCGACGCCAAGCTGAAGGTACTCGACGCCGACATGAAGGCCTCCGACAAGGTGCGCATTCAGTACGCAGCCAAGTACGCCAGCATTGCCAACTACTGGAAAAAGTGGATTGGCGAAACCCGGGGCCTGAAAAAGCTGGACGCCGTGCGCGTGAAGCAGCAGCAGGAAGCTCAGTTCCAGAAGTGGGCGGAAGGCGGCGACGAGGCACGCCGCGCGGCCTTTGCCGGCCTCCTGCCCGAGCTGCAGAAAAACTACGCTACCGTACGCGACTATACCCTGGCCCGTGACTACGTGACGGAAGCCGCCTTGGGCGTGGAGCTGATGACCTACGCCAACAGCCTGCTGCCTTTGCTGGACATGGCTGATAAAAAAGCCCCGCTGGAAGAGCTGGCCGCCGCCGCCGAAAGAACCCGCAAAGGCTCCGTGGGTTTCTTCCGTAACTACAGTGCCCCCACCGACCAGAAAGTGGCTGCCGCCCTCCTACCCCTCTACGCCAACGGAACCCCGGCCGCCCTGTTGCCCGCCTACGTCAAGAACCTGCAGAAGCAGTACGCTACCACCGGCTGGTCGGCCTACGCGGCCCAGCTCTACAGCAAGTCGCGCCTGACCACGCAAGAATCGGCTTACGCGGTGCTCGATGAGGTAGCGAAAGGCAACGTGACGGGCCTGCGCAACGACCCTGCTGTGCAGCTGGCCCAGGCCATCGTGACGACCTACCGCCAGCAGGTGCTACCCACCTACACGGCCGCCACCGACAACATTGCGCTGCTTCAGCGCACTTACGTGGCCGGCCTGCGCCTGCAGCAACCGGAGCGCAAGTTCTACCCCGATGCCAACTCCACCCTGCGCGTAGCCTACGGTCAGGTAGCCGGCTACCAGCCCGCCGACGGCACCCAGTACGACTTCTACACTACCCTCGACGGTATCATGGAGAAGGCTGACCCCACTAACCCCGAATTTGAAGTGCCCGCCCGCCTCGCCGAGCTGTACAAAAACAAGGATTTCGGTCCCTACGCTTACAAAGGCACTGTGCCCGTGGCCTTCATTGCCACCAACCACACCACCGGCGGCAACTCCGGCTCGCCCGTCATCAACGGCCGCGGGGAGCTGATTGGCACCAACTTCGACCGTAACTGGGAAGGCACCATGTCCGACATCATGTTCGACCCCGACCGGGTACGCAACATCACCCTCGATGTGCGTTACATGCTGTTCGTGGTGGATAAATTTGCCGGTGCCGGCCACCTCGTCAAGGAAATGACCCTGGTAGGCGGCCCGGGCAGCGAAGCCACTACCCCCGAAAACGGCAAGAAGCTGGAGAAGATCAAAGTGAAGCGCAAGCCGGCTAAGGAGAAAGCGTAG
- a CDS encoding YdcF family protein, with protein sequence MPTIKRFVLAGLMLLSSWFVLHSAVVTIDGFTDDVQPVDCLVVLGNTVNSDGSLSARLQARLDKSLELYQQGVSPLILVSGGLGKEGHYEGTAMQRYLVAQGVPVQAILVDNKGDNTQATARNYAHIARQRHLRSALVVSQFFHLSRTKLLLRKQSVPVVHAAHATYYEWRDAYALFREFFAYYAYLLG encoded by the coding sequence ATGCCCACGATTAAACGCTTCGTACTCGCAGGCCTAATGCTATTGAGTAGCTGGTTTGTGCTGCACAGCGCAGTAGTAACCATTGATGGCTTCACCGACGATGTGCAGCCCGTTGATTGCCTGGTGGTACTGGGTAATACTGTAAATTCGGATGGCAGCTTATCTGCTCGTCTGCAGGCCCGGCTTGATAAGTCCCTGGAGCTGTACCAGCAAGGGGTTAGTCCGCTAATTCTGGTAAGCGGAGGCTTGGGCAAAGAGGGTCACTACGAAGGCACAGCTATGCAGCGCTACCTGGTGGCGCAGGGCGTACCCGTTCAGGCCATTCTAGTTGATAACAAAGGAGATAACACGCAAGCCACCGCCCGCAATTACGCCCACATAGCCCGGCAACGTCACTTACGCTCGGCCCTGGTAGTATCCCAGTTTTTCCATCTCAGCCGCACCAAACTGCTCTTAAGAAAACAAAGCGTGCCGGTAGTGCATGCGGCTCACGCCACGTACTACGAGTGGCGCGATGCCTACGCCCTATTTCGGGAATTCTTTGCTTACTACGCCTACCTGCTGGGTTAG
- a CDS encoding DinB family protein: MSYLTTRPAATEYAPYYETYIRLIPAGHNPLQQLREQSATLKQLLHGLSDEQARLRYAPGKWSIKESLVHVLDTERIFTYRALRIGRGDQQPLPGFDQDAYVPASGADDRSLEDILAEYDAVRAATLSLFGSFRPETYERLGTASTFPVSVRALLYMTAGHEAHHLQLLQERYLPLLK, from the coding sequence ATGAGCTACCTTACCACCCGCCCCGCTGCCACCGAGTACGCGCCCTACTACGAAACCTACATCCGTCTGATTCCGGCGGGCCACAACCCCTTGCAACAGCTGCGGGAGCAGTCCGCTACCCTGAAGCAACTCTTGCACGGCCTCTCCGACGAGCAGGCCCGCCTGCGCTATGCTCCCGGCAAGTGGAGCATCAAGGAGAGCCTGGTGCATGTGCTCGATACGGAGCGCATCTTCACTTACCGCGCCCTGCGCATCGGCCGCGGCGACCAACAGCCCTTGCCCGGCTTCGACCAGGATGCCTACGTGCCTGCCTCCGGCGCCGATGACCGGTCGCTGGAAGATATTCTGGCTGAGTATGATGCAGTGCGCGCCGCTACCCTTAGCCTGTTCGGCTCGTTCCGGCCGGAGACCTACGAGCGGCTAGGCACGGCTAGCACGTTTCCGGTAAGTGTACGTGCCCTACTCTATATGACGGCCGGCCATGAAGCTCATCACCTACAGCTGCTGCAGGAGCGTTATCTGCCGCTGTTGAAGTAA
- a CDS encoding helix-turn-helix domain-containing protein, which translates to MTDLQELIRQGEGERLEFKKRTTHPTRIARTLASLANTHGGRVLVGVDDDGRIVGVRDAEEEIFQLREAARHYIDPPLELRFREVEHDNRVVLVVTVAESSHKPHRAQVADGDWRAYVRVRDESVQTSQLTEKVLERTDPTPRFERIPLNKEELAVLDYLQKNSRITLAQYMKLLNIGQRRAYRTLIKLTLHGYIKHHDKQKEVYYTL; encoded by the coding sequence ATGACTGATTTGCAGGAACTGATTCGGCAGGGCGAAGGTGAGCGGCTGGAATTTAAGAAGCGTACTACTCACCCTACCCGCATAGCCCGCACCCTAGCTTCACTGGCCAACACGCACGGCGGCCGGGTGCTGGTGGGCGTAGATGACGACGGACGGATTGTGGGCGTACGCGACGCGGAAGAAGAAATATTTCAGCTGCGCGAGGCCGCCCGGCATTACATCGACCCGCCGCTGGAGCTGCGGTTCCGGGAGGTGGAGCATGACAACCGGGTAGTACTGGTAGTCACGGTGGCGGAAAGCTCCCACAAACCCCACCGGGCCCAGGTAGCCGACGGCGACTGGCGGGCCTACGTGCGCGTACGCGACGAAAGCGTGCAAACCAGCCAGCTCACCGAAAAAGTGCTGGAGCGCACCGACCCTACCCCCCGGTTTGAGCGCATCCCACTGAATAAGGAAGAGTTGGCGGTGCTGGACTATCTCCAGAAAAACTCACGCATCACGCTGGCCCAATACATGAAACTACTCAACATTGGGCAGCGCCGGGCATACCGCACCCTCATCAAGCTCACCCTACACGGCTACATTAAGCACCACGACAAGCAGAAGGAAGTGTATTATACGCTATAG
- a CDS encoding SDR family oxidoreductase: MISSLPLSGKTALVTGATSGIGLVTARELARQGARVILVGRDPDKAARALASVQLALGPEAPVTVKCYDLSLLRNVRALAQELEHELSQLDILINNAGIMPGRFALTKEGHELSWATNHLAPYALTNLLLPLLDAAGQARVVTVASMAHWVGEIEPDRNVRNSPDKYSWLTAYADSKLANILFTNELAHRLDLTGITANCLHPGLVDTGLMRPGTSPVMKALWWAARPLMVSPERGAQTTLYLAASPEVARVSGRYFAGGRPARTSERAQSRTEANRLWRISAEETGIE; encoded by the coding sequence ATGATTTCTTCTCTCCCGCTTTCTGGAAAAACAGCCCTCGTGACTGGAGCCACCAGCGGCATTGGCCTGGTAACCGCGCGCGAGCTGGCCCGGCAGGGAGCCCGCGTGATACTGGTAGGCCGCGACCCCGACAAAGCGGCCCGCGCGCTGGCCTCAGTGCAACTTGCCCTGGGCCCAGAGGCACCAGTAACCGTGAAGTGCTACGACCTCTCGCTGCTGCGCAACGTGCGCGCCCTGGCCCAGGAACTGGAGCACGAGCTAAGCCAGCTGGATATTCTTATCAATAACGCCGGCATCATGCCGGGGCGCTTTGCCCTCACCAAAGAGGGGCATGAGCTGAGCTGGGCAACCAACCACCTGGCCCCCTACGCCCTGACCAACCTGCTCCTACCCCTGCTTGATGCGGCGGGTCAGGCGCGGGTAGTCACGGTAGCGTCGATGGCGCACTGGGTAGGCGAGATTGAGCCCGACCGGAACGTGCGCAACTCCCCTGACAAGTACAGCTGGCTCACGGCCTACGCCGATTCCAAGCTGGCCAACATCTTGTTTACCAATGAGCTGGCCCACCGTCTCGACCTAACCGGCATCACGGCCAACTGCCTGCACCCGGGCCTGGTGGATACCGGCCTGATGCGGCCCGGCACTTCTCCTGTCATGAAGGCCCTGTGGTGGGCAGCCCGCCCCCTAATGGTTTCGCCGGAGCGAGGGGCGCAGACCACTCTGTACCTGGCCGCCTCGCCGGAGGTAGCGCGGGTAAGCGGCCGATACTTTGCCGGCGGACGCCCCGCCCGGACCTCGGAGCGCGCCCAGAGTCGTACGGAAGCCAACCGCCTCTGGCGTATATCGGCGGAGGAAACCGGCATTGAGTAA
- a CDS encoding DUF3127 domain-containing protein produces MAYEATGRLHEIFDEQQVSEKFRKREFVLEVVDGQYPEHIKFQLVQDKTALIDSYKVGDEVKISFNLRGRGFNKNGQMLYFTNLEAWRIESGAGGASAPQGGGNYQQAAPRAAAPAQNQNPNLRASAAPITSDDDNDLPF; encoded by the coding sequence ATGGCTTACGAAGCTACCGGCCGCCTGCACGAGATTTTCGACGAACAGCAGGTGAGCGAAAAATTCCGCAAGCGCGAGTTCGTGCTGGAGGTCGTAGACGGCCAGTATCCCGAGCATATCAAGTTCCAGCTGGTACAGGATAAGACGGCCCTCATCGACTCTTATAAAGTAGGTGATGAGGTGAAAATCTCCTTTAACCTGCGGGGCCGTGGGTTCAACAAGAACGGCCAGATGCTGTACTTCACCAACCTTGAGGCCTGGCGCATTGAGTCGGGTGCTGGTGGCGCTTCGGCTCCCCAGGGCGGTGGCAACTACCAGCAGGCTGCCCCGCGCGCAGCTGCTCCGGCCCAGAACCAAAACCCCAACCTGCGTGCCTCGGCCGCCCCGATTACCTCCGACGACGACAACGACCTGCCCTTCTAA
- a CDS encoding isoaspartyl peptidase/L-asparaginase family protein, giving the protein MTNSFALALHGGAGTISPQSMTPEKEQEYRAALGQALAIGYAVLGRGGSALEAVELAVRSLEDCPLFNAGRGAVFTHEGHHEMDAAIMDGRIRAAGAVTGVRSVQNPIRAARLVMDKTEHVLLGYPGADALARQHGLPMQPPEYFFTQQRYDQLQEALAEGRMRLDHSEALETEAPLQEPAAFPNEDPKKKMGTVGAVALDVHGNLAAATSTGGMTNKQYSRIGDSPIIGAGTFADNRTCAISCTGHGEFFLRAVVAHDISCLMEYRGLSLSEACRIVVHDKLAPIGGEGGLVAVDAAGNVALPFNSEGMYRAYQTSADAAPFVAIYKE; this is encoded by the coding sequence ATGACAAATTCCTTCGCTTTGGCTTTGCACGGCGGCGCCGGCACTATCTCGCCCCAGTCCATGACTCCGGAAAAAGAGCAGGAGTACCGGGCGGCGCTCGGCCAGGCTCTGGCCATTGGCTACGCCGTGCTCGGTCGCGGTGGCTCGGCGCTGGAAGCGGTGGAGCTGGCCGTTCGTAGCCTCGAAGATTGCCCGCTGTTTAATGCCGGCCGCGGCGCTGTATTCACCCACGAAGGGCACCACGAAATGGACGCTGCTATTATGGACGGGCGCATCCGCGCCGCCGGAGCCGTAACCGGGGTGCGCAGCGTGCAGAATCCCATCCGGGCCGCGCGCCTGGTAATGGACAAAACCGAACACGTACTGCTGGGCTACCCCGGCGCCGATGCCCTGGCCCGCCAGCACGGCCTGCCCATGCAGCCCCCGGAATACTTCTTTACCCAGCAGCGCTACGATCAGCTGCAGGAAGCCCTGGCCGAAGGCCGCATGCGCCTTGACCATAGCGAGGCGCTGGAAACGGAAGCGCCGCTGCAGGAGCCCGCTGCGTTTCCTAACGAAGACCCGAAAAAGAAAATGGGTACCGTGGGGGCAGTAGCCCTCGACGTGCACGGCAACCTGGCCGCCGCCACCAGCACCGGCGGCATGACTAACAAGCAGTACTCCCGCATCGGCGACTCACCCATCATCGGGGCGGGCACCTTCGCCGACAACCGCACCTGTGCCATCAGCTGCACCGGGCACGGCGAGTTCTTTCTGCGCGCCGTGGTGGCCCACGATATCAGCTGCCTGATGGAGTACCGGGGCCTGAGCTTGTCGGAGGCTTGCCGCATTGTGGTGCACGACAAGCTGGCGCCCATCGGCGGGGAGGGCGGGCTGGTGGCTGTGGACGCGGCCGGTAACGTGGCCCTACCCTTCAACTCCGAAGGCATGTACCGAGCCTACCAAACCTCGGCCGACGCCGCTCCGTTCGTGGCCATTTACAAGGAGTAG